Proteins found in one Quercus robur chromosome 2, dhQueRobu3.1, whole genome shotgun sequence genomic segment:
- the LOC126713902 gene encoding T-complex protein 1 subunit zeta 1-like has protein sequence MSLRGLNPNAEVLNKTAALHMNINAAKGLQDVLKSNLGPKGTIKMLVGGAGDIKLTKDGNTLLKEMQIQNPTAIMIARTAVAQDDISGDGTTSTVIFIGELMKQSERCIDEGMHPRVLVDGFEIAKRSTLQFLEKFKTPVVMGNEPDKEILKMVARTTLRTKLYEALADQLTDIVVNAVLCIRKPEEGIDLFMVEIMHMRHKFDVDTRLVEGLVLDHGSRHPDMKRRAENCYILTCNVSLEYEKSEVNAGFFYSNAEQREAMVAAERRQVDERVNKIIELKNKVCSGNDNNFVVINQKGIDPPSLDLLARAGIIALRRAKRRNMERLVLACGGEAVNSVDDLTRDSLGWAGLVYEHILGEEKYTFVENVKNPYSCTILIKGPNDHTIAQIKDAVRDGLRAVKNTIEDESVVLGAGAFEVAARQHLINEVKKTVQGRAQLGVEAFANALLVVPKTLAENSGLDTQDVIIALTGEHDRGNIVGLNQHTGEPIYPQMEGIFDNYSVKRQIINSGPVIASQLLLVDEVIRAGRNMRKPN, from the exons atgtcgCTAAGAGGGCTGAATCCAAACGCGGAGGTGCTGAACAAAACGGCAGCACTTCACATGAACATCAACGCCGCCAAGGGCTTGCAGGATGTCCTCAAGTCCAACCTCGGCCCCAAAGGCACCAtcaaaat GCTTGTTGGAGGAGCCGGTGATATCAAGCTTACTAAAGATGGCAACACTCTTTTGAAAGAAATG CAAATACAAAACCCTACTGCAATCATGATTGCAAGGACAGCTGTTGCCCAAGATGACATCAGTGGTGATGGCACGACTTCCACTGTGATCTTTATTGGCGAGCTTATGAAACAATCAGAACGATGCATTGATGAAG GAATGCATCCCCGTGTCTTGGTTGATGGTTTTGAGATTGCAAAAAGATCAACTCTCCAATTTCTTGAAAAGTTTAAAACCCCTGTTGTTATGGGTAATGAGCCTGACAAAGAGATTCTGAAAATGGTAGCAAGGACAACACTCAGAACAAAA TTGTATGAAGCACTTGCAGATCAATTGACAGACATAGTTGTTAATGCG GTGCTATGCATTCGCAAGCCTGAGGAAGGCATTGATTTGTTTATGGTGGAGATAATGCACATGCGGCATAAATTTGATGTAGACACACGCTTG GTTGAGGGCCTTGTCCTTGATCATGGCTCTAGACATCCTGATATGAAGCGACGGGCTGAGAATTGTTACATCTTGACATGCAATGTCTCTTTGGAGTATGAGAAAAG TGAAGTAAATGCAGGCTTTTTCTACTCAAATGCAGAGCAGAGAGAGGCAATGGTTGCAGCTGAAAGGCGTCAGGTGGATGAAAGAGTTAATAAAATCATTGAACTGAAAAATAAG GTTTGTTCTGGTAATGACAATAACTTTGTTGTCATTAATCAAAAGGGAATTGATCCCCCATCACTGGACCTTCTTGCGAGGGCAGGG ATAATTGCCCTTCGGAGAGCAAAGAGGAGAAATATGGAACGACTGGTTTTAGCCTGTGGAGGAGAGGCTGTGAACTCTGTAGATGATTTAACTCGTGATTCCCTTGGTTGGGCTGGACTAGTCTATGAGCATATCCTTGGGGAAGAGAAGTATACCTTCGTTGAAAATGTGAAGAACCCTTATTCTTGTACAATCTTAATCAAAG GGCCTAATGACCATACTATCGCCCAGATAAAAGATGCTGTTCGTGATGGTTTGAGGGCAGTCAAAAATACTATTGAAGATGAATCTGTTGTCTTA GGTGCTGGAGCTTTTGAAGTTGCTGCCAGACAACATCTAATTAACGAAGTAAAGAAGACTGTTCAAGGG CGTGCTCAACTTGGTGTTGAAGCTTTTGCCAATGCTCTTCTTGTGGTGCCCAAAACACTTGCTGAAAACTCTGGGCTGGACACTCAAGATGTGATCATTGCTCTTACG GGAGAGCACGATCGAGGGAATATCGTGGGATTAAATCAGCACACAGGAGAGCCTATTTACCCCCAAATGGAGGGAATTTTTGATAACTACTCCGTGAAGCGCCAGATCATAAACTCAGG GCCTGTAATTGCATCCCAGTTGCTATTGGTGGATGAAGTAATTCGTGCTGGGCGAAATATGCGGAAACCAAATTAG